From the Fusarium musae strain F31 chromosome 11, whole genome shotgun sequence genome, one window contains:
- a CDS encoding hypothetical protein (EggNog:ENOG41), producing MNRSRLIEEQINGEVRELLDRPWWRRTWIIQEVVLAKNIQIICGEDIITWDAVASLFKRLKWTQGEVRVFDVKLSDRNIFPDQMYNLISGYHQKWHSNDRRLDLLDVLYQFRTLECTVAHDRIYGFLGIVHPNVATKISPDYHLDAPQVYRDFARTMIQVTGNLHVLNCTRHWSGVENGAQQQKAYSVLEQSRYYDIQAQIFDGPDKTPRRGCARLPDGWERIPHKEKPLFRDNKDRNKQSTELSPLESQQAARAEHYIKQRELSPGWSKIWDNLGRAKVVYGAGETAREHKLRNERELLRQRLSRLPSWVANWECPTRWDPKPLINFSLSQPRYFASGNTTAALHIGSNPRVLSLKGQIIDEIRQLGPVWHPELDRPPISRKGINALVEWESLALIELPDCPYGGAEGRTNALWRTMIADYAGTEAADSNDWAYIETWYDRTGWGRELPDMASRGVYETVTLEVRIAHCW from the coding sequence ATGAATCGATCGAGATTGATAGAAGAGCAAATAAACGGGGAAGTCCGTGAGCTACTCGATCGACCGTGGTGGCGCCGAACGTGGATCATCCAAGAAGTTGTGTTGGCAAAGAACATCCAGATAATATGTGGCGAGGATATCATCACGTGGGATGCAGTGGCATCTCTGTTCAAACGGCTAAAATGGACACAGGGTGAGGTTCGGGTATTCGATGTCAAGCTGAGTGATCGAAACATATTTCCTGATCAGATGTACAACCTTATCTCTGGATATCATCAGAAATGGCATTCGAACGATAGGAGGCTCGACCTTTTGGACGTGCTATACCAGTTCAGAACGTTAGAATGCACAGTTGCGCATGACAGGATTTATGGGTTCTTGGGAATTGTGCATCCTAATGTGGCTACAAAGATAAGCCCGGATTATCATCTCGATGCACCACAGGTGTACCGTGACTTCGCAAGAACCATGATTCAAGTTACAGGCAACCTACATGTGCTGAACTGTACAAGACACTGGTCAGGCGTTGAAAATGGCGCTCAGCAGCAAAAGGCATACAGCGTCCTGGAGCAGTCGAGATACTACGACATCCAGGCTCAAATCTTCGATGGACCAGATAAGACTCCGAGAAGAGGCTGTGCGAGACTGCCTGATGGCTGGGAGAGAATACCGCACAAGGAGAAGCCTCTGTTTCGGGACAATAAGGATAGGAACAAACAGTCTACTGAATTGAGTCCATTAGAGAGCCAGCAAGCTGCGAGAGCTGAGCATTATATCAAGCAAAGAGAACTCTCACCGGGATGGTCTAAGATCTGGGACAACCTTGGCCGTGCAAAGGTTGTGTATGGAGCCGGAGAGACGGCGAGAGAGCACAAACTGCGAAATGAAAGAGAGCTTCTCCGACAGAGGCTTTCCAGATTACCCTCATGGGTTGCCAACTGGGAATGTCCAACTCGATGGGACCCTAAGCCACTGATCAATTTTTCGCTATCACAGCCTCGATATTTCGCATCCGGAAACACTACTGCGGCACTACATATTGGCTCCAACCCACGGGTTCTGTCTCTCAAGGGGCAGATAATTGATGAAATCAGGCAACTCGGACCCGTATGGCATCCTGAACTTGACAGGCCCCCTATCTCCAGGAAAGGCATCAACGCTCTTGTTGAGTGGGAAAGTCTTGCCCTGATTGAGCTTCCAGACTGCCCTTACGGCGGCGCTGAGGGTCGCACCAACGCCCTATGGAGAACAATGATAGCTGATTATGCAGGTACAGAAGCTGCTGACAGTAATGACTGGGCTTACATCGAGACGTGGTATGACCGAACTGGATGGGGTCGTGAGCTCCCAGATATGGCATCAAGGGGAGTATATGAGACAGTCACACTTGAGGTGCGCATCGCACATTGTTGGTGA